In Palaemon carinicauda isolate YSFRI2023 chromosome 38, ASM3689809v2, whole genome shotgun sequence, a single window of DNA contains:
- the LOC137630278 gene encoding uncharacterized protein: protein MTRESSARLNFMLNGELLQEVDQFKYLGSVVATNAGVETDERQRVNDGCKVLGAVKRVVKNRGLEMNVERFLYEKVIVPTLRYGSELWGMKVTEAEIECVRDEMSEEYGW, encoded by the coding sequence ATGACACGGGAGAGTAGTGctaggttgaatttcatgttgaatggagagttacttcaggaagtagatcagtttaagtacttggggtctgttgttgctacaAATGCTGGAGTGGAAACAGATGAACGTCAGAGGGTGAATgatggatgtaaagtgttgggggcagtaaagagagtagtaaagaatagagggttagaaaTGAATGTAGAGAgatttttgtatgagaaagtgattgtaccaactttgaggtatggatcagagttgtggggaatgaaagtgacggaggcagaaattgaatgtgttcgtgatgaaatgtctgaggagtatggctggtga